ATCTCAAAAAGATAAGGGCAGCAATGTCTTGGACATGCCTGTTGTATGGAATGGGGTTTGGCTGCATGGCAGGTGTGATAGCGTATTTTTTGAGTATTACCCTGGATGTCTTCGGCGTGAAAAATAATAAGCTTCTACCTGATCAAATGCTTCTTGAACTTGTCTTTCAGAGCTTCACATTTCCTCTTTTGGTATTGAGAAGTTGGTTGTACGGTTTGATCGCTGGGCTAATGTTGTTCCAAGGTTGGAAGATTGTTCAACGCATATTGATTCATGGCCCGGATAGAACGTAGCGCGCGTAGGGTGCAATAGCGAAGCGTATTGCGCCGCATGTACCGCAAGCATGTGAAGGAGCGTTGCTCATTGCGAGCATCCTTCGCCTGTTCCCGGATGAAGGCGCCCGCGAGCAGGTAACTGGTACATCGTCACATAAGTTAATTCCCATAATTTCATAGAAATGGAGAGAGTGAAGTAATGTGCACACAATACAAAAAAAAGACCGCCCTTGGCAGGACCTTCTGGCGCGCATGCATTGCCATGGCCGTGTTCCTGTCGGCCGCGCTGGGACTTGCCGGCCAGGCGCAGGCGGCTTGCACGGGAAGTCAATCCGCCGGCACTGTGGCATGCAGCAACGTGGCAATCACGCTGCTGTATGTCGAGATGGATGGCGACGTCTACGTTGCAACCGATGGAGATGTCGCCTCGACGGGATGCACGGCAAATGGCGGACTGATCAGACTGCCCGGAACGGCGGCGAAGTTCAACGCGGCTTATGCCACGCTGCTGGCGGCCCAGGCGTCGGGACGCAGGATTTCCATTCGAATGAGCTCTGCGGTTCAGTATTGCACGGCCACGTACCTTACCCTGGCGAGTCAGTAGGGAATCAGGTCCGGAATGGGTATCGTGGTTCAACCATCATCGGCTGCTGGAACCCATTGGCTATACCCCGCCGGTCGAAGTCGAGGCAAACTATTACCGGCAATTGAGCGGTCAGGTCGAATTGAGCTGCCTCACACCAACCGACCTCCACCAAACCCGGGGCGGTTCAGTAATGGCCCAGCAGAATCTGCACAGGTCAGGCTGCCAAAGCGAATGCCTCGGCAGGGGTTTTCCTGCCCAGCGCCTGATGCGGATGCCGGGTGTTGTAAAAGGCGATCCCAATAATCCGGGTGGCGTGCTGCAGGGTTTCGAAGCGATGCCGGTGTACGCATTGTTCCTTCATTCAATGTCCGGATTACCCTACTGTTTGAATTTTCAGTTGGTTGACCCGACAGACTCTATTACAAGAACACCTTCTTTCGTTCACAGCCTGAATCAATCCGACAGACTTTGGTGCGAATTTGCCAAAGTTGGGCCTCTAGATATGGCGCGGGTTGCGGGTTCGCTCGCCCGACAGACTTTATTGTTTTCGATCAGGGGGGCATGCATTTATGCCATCCGTCGTTTTGGAAGAAATACGACGTTGACCGAATGATTCCGTCAGATTCGCTCAGCTTGTCAATTTTTCCTCTTTGGCAACTTTCGATTTGTACGGGATATGCACGGTTAACACGGTATTGCCGCTGGCGTGCACGATCTTGAATACACCGCCCAGGCGATTCGCACGTCTTTGCATGCTGCGCATGCCTGCGCCTGTCTGCCACTCGACCGGTTCCGGGGTGAGTCCGATGCCGTTATCCGTAATGACCAGATCGAGAGACTGTGCGCTGTAGACCAGCTCGGTGTTTACACGATCAGCCCGGCTGTGTTTCAGAACGTTGGTCAATCCTTCCTGCAAAATCCGCATCACATCGAGGCTGTCGGAGGCGGCGAGGTAGCAACGGTCGATGCCGGAGAGTTGCCAGTGACACGCGATTTGCTGGTTTTCAAACAAGCGGGTGAGACGGTGACGTAACGGAGCGATCATGTCAGCCAGCGACGTTTCTGCGAACTGGTGGCTGGACGCGGCATCGACAACGATGCGAAGGTCGTCGCGAAGTTCTTTCAGGATCGTCAGGAAGCGTTCGGATGGAATGCCTTCCGGTGCGTGCTCAAGGGTGGCAATGCTGCTGACCAGGGTACCACCCAGCCCATCGTGAAGATCGTGCGCAAGATTAAGCCGTTCGCCCAGTCGTACATTCACTACCTCAAGTTCATGCTGACGTTTTAGTGTAGCTGCCAGCTCTTCCGTGGCGGCACTGACCTTGAGATTCAGTTCTTCATTGAATCGTTCGATGCGCCGCAGATTGGCGACAAAGCGCCACCCCAGCACCATCGCCATACTGATCAGTTGTATGGGCGAGGTCAATGCGGCGTAGTAAATGTTGCTGTCGAGGACCTTGAAGAAAACCAGAAAATCATGGATGCCGACCAGGATAAAAACCGCAACGCATAGCGACAGGATCAATTGATCGGGTCGCCGGCTGCGCCATGCGAAGGTGAAAAACAGGATGCAACTTGCAAAATAGGTCAGCCCGGGCAGGGCTGCCATGATGTCGCGCATGACTTGTATGTGCGCATGCGGCGTGAACACCAGCGCCAGCGCGCCGCTGGCGACCAGAGTCCAAAATGCCCCTTCGATACGGGGGTAGCGTCGTTCGCAAAAACGAAGGACAAACATCGTAAAGCTGGCGCTGTAGAGCAGGAAAGCAATCGAATTGGCGATTTCCCAACCGTGGTTGTCGGCGAATGGCCAGGGGCTGGTGGCGACCTGATTCAGTTCATAACACCACGCGGCCAGTGACATCAGGCCGAACCATCCAAATGCCGTTTCCCGTCGCCGCATCAGCCAAAGCGGAAGGAAAAAGCAGCCCAGAGTCGCGGTCACCGCCAGGCTGAAAAATTGCAGGTCGTGACGCAGTCTGCGTTCATGCTTGTAACGTTCATGGATGACGTTCGGCTCGCCCACATGCAGCATCCCCAACCCGGGTTGATAGGCGGCCAGTCCCGAGACACGGATCAGCAGGGTGTTGGTGCCGGCGCGTAGCACGGGTGGAGACAGCAGCCAGTACCGGGGAGTATTCCAGGCGCGTGTCAACGGTTCAAGCAGACGGGGGTCGCTGTCCAGAAGAACATCATTCAGGTAAACAGCGCCTGCCATGTTCAGGTATTCCAGCATCAAGGCGACGGAACCCTCCGCACCCGGCTGGTTCCACGTTACGCGGTACCAGACAACGCCGTCAAAGCCAGGCCACCGTCCGCTCCATTCGTCGGGTAGCGAAACAGTTGTCCATCCCTGGGCGGGAGGCTTGTCCGCAAGCCAGGATGAGCGAACCGCCTCAATGCTTTGGAACGCGGGCGCAGTCGGTGATGCCGGTGCGGCGGCTTTGGCCGAGAAAGCGAGACACCAGATTACTGCAACAAGCCAGAAGCACGCGCTTCGAAGAGTGCCTCGGTACGTGATTTGACGGCCAGTTTTTTGTAGATGTTCTTGATGTGGCATTCGACAGTCAATCTTGATAAAGACAATATTTCGGAAATTTCCAGATTGGTCAGCCCCTTGCTGACCAGCCCCAGGATTTCCGTTTCCCTCGGACTCAGCGGTGATGAAGGCGGGCCCGGTGGCGGGCCGTTGTTCTGGCCCGCAGGCCCGGGAGCTTCCGCGTCCATCAACTGCAGAATGCGCTTGGCGACAAACGGATCGATCGGCGCTCCCCCGCGCAACGCGCTGCGAATGGAGAACCCGATTTCCATGTCGTCGCGGTCCTTGAGCATGTAGCCCGTCGCGCCCGCCTGCAACGCGCTCACGATGATTTGCTCGGTGCTCCAGGTTGAGATGACCAGGATCGGCAAAGCGGGATCGGCAGCGTGCAAACTCCGGATCAGATCGATGCCATTGCCGTCGGGCAGACCGACATCGATCAATGCCATCGCGAACGGTTGGTCGGCCAACAATGCATGCGCTTCGGCGATGCTGCCGCTGAATGACAGGGCCTCGTCGGTATAACCCAGCGCGGTCAGAATGGAGCGCAGTCTGAGCTGCATTGCCGGCTCGTCTTCAACCACCAGCAGCGGGCTGGGCAGGATCGATTCGAGGGGGGAGGCTGGGCGTGGGGAAGGTGATTTCAACGGTTGATAGCGCAATGAAGACAGGGCAGTCACGGATAGGTTCATCAACCATCCGTTTTTCGCCAGCTTGCCACAAATCCGCAGTATCCCGCATGCCAGGCACTACCAGGTTTCAGGTATTGCCCTCAAGAGTTGCCATACGCACACTTCGTACTCGTGTTTTCTGACAGGTCCCAAGGTGGAGCGACAAATCGCGCGCCATGTCGGAATTGGCAAGCATGCTCCTATTACAAACCTTCCCTATCCCCATGGCCGTAAAAAAGCATCGACGTAATGGTTCCCTGGCCTTTTTCGCCGTGACGCTTACCCTCTATGGCGCCAGTGCCGCCAGCAGGGCCCAAACCGTGCCCCCCTTGCCTCCCGACGCCGGCCAGGTGCTGCGCGATCTGCAGCAAGCGCCACCTGTCGCACCGCCGCAGAGCGCACCCCTGCAACGCATTGAAGAATCCGCAGAGGCCAGTCAGAACCTGGCCAAAGTCTTCATCCAATCCATCGCCATCACCGGCAACCAGGAAGTGTCCACGGCTGAACTGCAGCCGCTGATCGCCGGGCTGGTCGGCTCCGAACGGACGTTCAGCCAGCTCAGTGCCGCCGCCAGGCGCATCACGGCCTACTACAGGAGCAAAGGCTTCGCAGTTGCGCGGGCCTACCTGCCGGCACAGGACATCACCGACGGCAAAGTGACCATTGCCGTCATTGAAGGCCGCATCGCCAGTCACAGGGTAAACAATCAGTCCTTGCTGTCCGACGAACGCGCCCACGCCTATCTGGACCGGATCAAGGACGGCGACGTCATCAAGAGCGAGCAGATCGACCGCGGCCTGTTGCTGCTGCAGGACACTCCCGGCGTCAGCATCTCCCGGGCCACCCTGCAGCCCGGCGCCAGTCCGGGGACTTCCGAACTCCTGATCGACATTCAGCCCGCCGCGCCTTACAACGGCAACATCGTGCTCGACAACTACGGCAGTCGCTACACCGGCGAATACCGGCTCGCCGGCACCTTCAATCTGGCCAGCCCGCTCAGGATCGGCGACCAGCTTGGCTTCAGCGCCCTGACCAGCGGAGACGAGCTGCAGTTCGGGCGCATCGCCTACCAGCTACCGGTCGGCAGCAATGGCCTGCGCCTGGGCGCCGCTTACTTTGACATCCGCTACAAGCTCGGCAAGGAATTTGCAGACTTGCACGCCCATGGTACCGCCAGCAGCGGCACCATCTATGCGGCTTACCCCTTCATCCGCAGCCAGCTCAAAAACCTGAACGGCACCATCTCTTTCGAAGACAAGCGGCTCAATGACTATGTAGACGCCACGTCCACCGCCACCGCGAAGAAAGTCCAGACCACGAGCCTGGGCCTGTCGGGAAATCTGCAGGACGCGCTGGCAGGCGGCGGCATCAACAGCTTTGACCTGTCTCTGGCATTGGGCAATCTCAAAATTCAGTCTCCGACGGCGTTGGCCATTGACGCTGCATCGGCCCAGACCGATGGCCGCTACAGCAAGCTCATCTGGAGCGCCAGCCGCCTGCAGCGCTTTACCAATGCCACCTTCCTGTCCATGTCCATCATCGGGCAGCAGGCCAGCAAG
The Noviherbaspirillum cavernae DNA segment above includes these coding regions:
- a CDS encoding sensor histidine kinase; the protein is MLEYLNMAGAVYLNDVLLDSDPRLLEPLTRAWNTPRYWLLSPPVLRAGTNTLLIRVSGLAAYQPGLGMLHVGEPNVIHERYKHERRLRHDLQFFSLAVTATLGCFFLPLWLMRRRETAFGWFGLMSLAAWCYELNQVATSPWPFADNHGWEIANSIAFLLYSASFTMFVLRFCERRYPRIEGAFWTLVASGALALVFTPHAHIQVMRDIMAALPGLTYFASCILFFTFAWRSRRPDQLILSLCVAVFILVGIHDFLVFFKVLDSNIYYAALTSPIQLISMAMVLGWRFVANLRRIERFNEELNLKVSAATEELAATLKRQHELEVVNVRLGERLNLAHDLHDGLGGTLVSSIATLEHAPEGIPSERFLTILKELRDDLRIVVDAASSHQFAETSLADMIAPLRHRLTRLFENQQIACHWQLSGIDRCYLAASDSLDVMRILQEGLTNVLKHSRADRVNTELVYSAQSLDLVITDNGIGLTPEPVEWQTGAGMRSMQRRANRLGGVFKIVHASGNTVLTVHIPYKSKVAKEEKLTS
- a CDS encoding response regulator transcription factor, translating into MQLRLRSILTALGYTDEALSFSGSIAEAHALLADQPFAMALIDVGLPDGNGIDLIRSLHAADPALPILVISTWSTEQIIVSALQAGATGYMLKDRDDMEIGFSIRSALRGGAPIDPFVAKRILQLMDAEAPGPAGQNNGPPPGPPSSPLSPRETEILGLVSKGLTNLEISEILSLSRLTVECHIKNIYKKLAVKSRTEALFEARASGLLQ
- a CDS encoding ShlB/FhaC/HecB family hemolysin secretion/activation protein, with the protein product MLLLQTFPIPMAVKKHRRNGSLAFFAVTLTLYGASAASRAQTVPPLPPDAGQVLRDLQQAPPVAPPQSAPLQRIEESAEASQNLAKVFIQSIAITGNQEVSTAELQPLIAGLVGSERTFSQLSAAARRITAYYRSKGFAVARAYLPAQDITDGKVTIAVIEGRIASHRVNNQSLLSDERAHAYLDRIKDGDVIKSEQIDRGLLLLQDTPGVSISRATLQPGASPGTSELLIDIQPAAPYNGNIVLDNYGSRYTGEYRLAGTFNLASPLRIGDQLGFSALTSGDELQFGRIAYQLPVGSNGLRLGAAYFDIRYKLGKEFADLHAHGTASSGTIYAAYPFIRSQLKNLNGTISFEDKRLNDYVDATSTATAKKVQTTSLGLSGNLQDALAGGGINSFDLSLALGNLKIQSPTALAIDAASAQTDGRYSKLIWSASRLQRFTNATFLSMSIIGQQASKNLDSSEKFSLGGPTAVRAYPIAEAPGDEGYLATLELRHNLMPRVQGVLFYDFGSVTINKTPFGAAAANSRTLSGAGLGLNASLDRVQLKASLAWRTSADLPTSIPVSAARSPVFWLQAAVAL